The following nucleotide sequence is from Mesobacillus jeotgali.
GTAGCGGCATTCCCAAGCCCAAACATATTCGCAATCATATTCGAAAGTATGTAGCCCATCGCCGGGTGGCTGGCCGGGACTTCGGGAAACAGCTTTGAAATCAAAGGCTTAAATAAAGATGAAAGCTTCGATAAAAGTCCTGAATCCTCCGCAATCCTCATCATCCCGAGCCAAAAAACAAGGATGCTGATCAATCCGATACTAAGTGTGATTGCTTCCTTTGCACCTGTAAAAACAGCCTCGTTCACCTCAGCCATTGTGCCATTCACCATCGCAAAGCCAAGACCAATTAAAATCATAACCACCCAGATATAGTTAACCATGATCCTGTACCCCTGCTATTGAGGTAAAGATATTTTTAAAAAGGTCGAAGAAGGAGTTTTTCTCTTTTTCCTCCACTTGGTAATAAACAGGTAAACTTGCAATCTGTTT
It contains:
- a CDS encoding nucleoside recognition domain-containing protein; this encodes MVNYIWVVMILIGLGFAMVNGTMAEVNEAVFTGAKEAITLSIGLISILVFWLGMMRIAEDSGLLSKLSSLFKPLISKLFPEVPASHPAMGYILSNMIANMFGLGNAATPLGIKAMEELKELNDGKNEASRSMITFLAINTASITLIPTTVIAIRMNYDSANPTDIVGPTLVATAVSAFAAILIDRFFYYRRSKKG